A stretch of the Nothobranchius furzeri strain GRZ-AD chromosome 5, NfurGRZ-RIMD1, whole genome shotgun sequence genome encodes the following:
- the LOC107378591 gene encoding inward rectifier potassium channel 16-like, producing the protein MGSEREQVIDTFHTTVHTLCRNNEKDVRGLRYMQKNGRFPMAFWKAPGDWSIFLIDIFTTLVEVRWRIMLLAFSFSYIISWILFGLLYWLIAHVNGDISEKNDRPCVENVRSFTGSFLFSMETQATIGYGFRGMTENCMVAIVVVTIQDVFSCFIDTIIIGIVVAKMASARKRAQTVGFSSCAVVNLQNGVLCLSWRLGDFRNNHILEGIARAQLVRCVRQPFPSIMMSYQDINILNQDIVLATPITITHKLDSSSPFYRLGPDDLMEDNFELVVSFTFTGDSTGMLHQTRTCYTPADIHWGQRFQDMLKAGKKRFTVDYTLFNETTWVPVPMVSAQAYDRLIQPTENHPHVPSVIRNGHNCQINTDREEVIQTYL; encoded by the coding sequence ATGGGCTCTGAAAGAGAACAGGTCATTGATACCTTCCACACCACAGTTCACACGCTGTGCAGGAATAATGAAAAAGACGTGCGAGGGCTTCGCTACATGCAGAAAAATGGAAGGTTCCCCATGGCATTCTGGAAGGCCCCCGGAGACTGGAGCATATTTTTAATAGATATCTTCACCACTTTAGTGGAGGTTCGCTGGAGGATAATGCTCCTTGCATTTTCTTTTTCATACATCATCTCCTGGATACTTTTTGGGCTTCTTTATTGGCTAATTGCTCAtgtgaatggagacattagcgagAAAAATGACAGGCCCTGTGTGGAAAATGTACGCAGCTTCACTGGAAGTTTTCTATTCTCAATGGAGACCCAAGCAACTATTGGTTACGGCTTCAGGGGAATGACAGAGAACTGCATGGTGGCTATTGTTGTAGTGACAATTCAAGATGTGTTCAGCTGTTTTATTGACACCATTATTATTGGCATTGTTGTGGCAAAGATGGCGTCAGCACGTAAGAGAGCCCAGACAGTGGGTTTCAGCAGCTGTGCAGTGGTCAACTTGCAAAATGGGGTTCTCTGCCTGTCATGGCGCCTTGGGGACTTTAGGAATAACCACATTCTGGAGGGGATTGCTAGAGCCCAGCTGGTCCGCTGTGTGAGGCAGCCATTTCCCTCGATTATGATGTCATACCAAGATATAAACATCCTCAACCAAGACATTGTTCTTGCCACACCAATCACCATAACCCATAAACTGGATTCCAGTAGTCCCTTCTACAGACTGGGCCCTGATGACTTAATGGAGGACAACTTTGAACTGGTGGTCTCTTTCACCTTCACTGGGGACTCTACTGGCATGCTCCACCAGACTCGAACTTGCTATACACCAGCAGATATCCACTGGGGCCAGCGTTTCCAGGACATGCTCAAAGCGGGCAAGAAGCGCTTTACGGTTGACTACACTCTGTTTAATGAAACCACTTGGGTACCAGTACCAATGGTCAGTGCACAGGCATACGACAGGTTGATCCAACCAACAGAGAACCATCCACATGTACCTTCAGTCATTCGAAATGGACACAACTGTCAGATTAACACTGATAGAGAGGAAGTGATCCAAACTTATTTGTAG